AACACCAGAGATGCCAGGGCCCAGAGCAAGGAGGGGTGAAGTCCAAGAGCAGCCTGCTCTTCCAGCTAGCACCCGGTTCCTACACTGCAGTCACTGTAAGGACACGCTCCTCACGCCCAGCACGTGCCTGCCCCAGAGGAGACATCTGACACTTCTGTTGGGAAAGGAATCAGTGAGCGAAAGGACCCCGATTCACCCCCTTTCTCAGCCACTCACTGCTTTCCTGGTGTAGGAGTCACGGTTGTCCGTCAGAGGAGGGTGTGCCCCTGGCTCAGAGACTTGCTTAGGTAACAACATGGCATAACCCAAGGTACACATTGTGTGCTTTGTCCGGAAATGTCAGCTTCTAGGCAGGGCTTAGGCTCCCACAACCTCTAGCCCCACCCCTGGTCTTTCATCCCAGCTCAGGGGGCAGAAGAGGATAAATTTCAGCTGTTCTAGCCCTGCTGTGTTGTAACCAAAGACCTGCGACAGCAGCATGAAGTTGGGTGGCTTCCTCCTCCTTGTGGCCCTGGTCACCCTCAGCTCAGAGGTGCAGGAGCTTCAGGCTGCCGTGAGACCCTTGAGACTTCTGGGTGAGTCCATGCACAGGGCAGCTCCGTCCTTTTTTGTATGAGGGAACCAGAAAGAAAGCCATCGGGGGCCAGTGGgtgcaggggcaggaggggaagaaAGCAGAGAGGGAAGACATTCCAGTCAAGGAGCCATGGCAGGGACTCACCTTGACTGCAGAATCTCTCTGCTTCTGCGTTTactttctccccttcttccctgggTCACCCCTCCATCTGCACTCTCCAAAAGGGGAGCCTTCTGCCCTTTCATCAGCCACCCTCCATCTctgcagcctctctctctccaccagtTTCTTTGTCCCCTCCTGCAAATAACTGGATCGCCTAGAGAAAATATTGCCTTAAATATGGGAAACATGATCATCCCAATCTCTGCTTTGCCTTTTACCACCACCATTCACAAAGGAGTAATCTTCATTCTCTGCCCTTTCTTCCCCATAACTCATTCCTTAATGCCGTGAAAACTGACTGTAGTCTCCATTGCTGCCCCATCACTCTCCCAGATCTTCTTGACAAATCCCTTGACTCTCTTCAGCAGCCAAAgtctttataatattcttttaagttttgtttttttatttgttcttagttttgtgatttttttccccagtagcCTGGGAACTACGGAGGCTGTAAAGTTAAGATGACAGGTATCCTCCAAGGAACAACTTGCTAACACACCTCTACACTGTCCCTGGATCAAGGACCACACTTAGATGTTTTGGGTGGGGCATGGAGGAGTATGTAAGGGAATCCCACAGGTGGAGGAGACCTCCGCCCAACATGGAGTAGAGAATTGTCACCCACCATTTCACTTGATTCACAAGGGTAATATCTAGCGTGCATTTTCCATGCCCCTAACTCAGTAGCGTAGACTGTTTTGGGGGGTGATATACAGCAGGGGTTCCTCAATAACAACACACTCAACAATGACCTTAGAGAAAGCTTGTTCAATCCGGATTGCTTGGATCTGGATACATTTGTTTCAATAGATCTGCAGTGGGGCCAAGaatctgaatttctaacaagctcccagggaaGGCTGATCCTGCTGGGTCATGGGACCCAGTGTGAGTAGCACTAGATACTGGattggggatcttagttccccaaccagggactgaacccaggtcacagcagtgaaagcgccaagtcctaagcactggactgccaagaACTTCctctaaacaaaaacaaaacaaaacttgaaacTTGTCTTTCATCTGATATTTCTTTCCAAACAAAGTCATCAGAGCCCTATACTAGAAGGGATGCTGGGGGCAGTATTAGTACCCAGGCTGATGTTCACACTGTTCACTGGCACCTGAAGGCACAGAGAATTGGGGGGAAGCTGGCTCTGTTTGTGGCCTGGGATTCAATTACCTAGTTTCAGCTGGAGCAGAAAGAAGGGGGTTCATGGCAATGCTCCCTCCTCTACTCCCAAGATGCTGCAGCTGCTGGTCATCAGTGTGTTTTCCCACAGACAAAACAGCACTGTGTGCCTCCAAGCTTGAGAAGGGGGAAGACTGGGGGCATCAAGAAGGGAAGAGGTTAAAGGTCCATCAGCGAGTGAGACACTAGATCGCTCTCAGCACCGGCTCCCACTCCCTTCCATGGAGCCAGCCTGGGTTCTGGAAAGACTGTCTTGTTTTCCAGATGAACAGAGGCCTGGAGCTTGTCCAAGCTTGCCAGAAGGAACGTTTGGGCTTTGTGCTGAATTCTGCACGGGGGATGACTCCTGTCCCCCAGGAAGGAAATGCTGCAGCAACGGTTGCGGGCACACTTGCCAAATCCCTGTTCCAGACGTGAGTATAAGATAGAGAGCTGCTTCCGGGGAGGATGAGTCCCTGCTGGCCTTTGCCAGCCCCAGAAGGGATCCCAGCGGCCCCTCTGCTCACTGAAGTCTGAGTGGCATGTGGAGAAAGCTGGTTGGTAGCAAAGAGCAGGAATTTCTGAGAAGTGACACAATTACCTTTGTGTTTTAGGAGGAGGACTTCCTTATCCGTTTGGATGATAAATGAACCTTGGCTTCCCTCAGTAACTGATCCCAAATGGCATCTTTATCCTAAGAGCTGAGCTTTCTTACTGTCTTTTCCGGAACCCCAGGATGCCAGGATATGGGTCTCAGATAACGTGGTTTAAGTATTGAATTCCGGCAATTGTTTGAGGAAACATGGAGGGACTGCTTCCAAAATTATCTCTCTTCTGAATAAAATGATTTCTGTGTCTTCATCCAACCCGAGTCATGATTTCTGTGTAAGATTTCTAGTTCACTTACATTAGTACCGCCACCTCCCACAAGGATTTAACTGCAATCCATGGACCCTCTCTCTTTTCCATCTTCCATCACCAACCATATCCTCTGTTTCTTCCACATCCTTTCCCCAGGGAGCAGCCCAGGCACTCAACACTGCCTGGAAATCTAACCACACTTCCCCCAGAACATTCACTCTCCCAACAACCAAGATAATAATTTCATACTTTTCGTTCCTCAAATCCTCATCTCATCTGCCTCTCACTCCAACCTCCACCATTCACGTCTCACCATCTATCTCGCCACATGCTTCATTGGGAAAAGAGTTGCAAGTTTGCAAGAACTCCCTCCTTTCTAACCCCATGTATTTGTACCCATTTACTCTGCTTTATCCCCAGtaataatgggggaaaaaaacacttcCTACTCCGACTTAAGTGCAACCCCTCCACTTACATTCTGGATAACACCTCCTCTTATCTAATCAAAGACTTCCCTtctctgggacctccctggtggtcaagtgggaaagaatccaccttccaatgcagggcacgagggttccgtccctggtcagggaacgatgatcccacatgcctcggcggaactaagcccgcgtgccacaacttttgagcctgcgtgctgcaagcacgctctggagcccatgcgctaccactagagagaagctcgcacaccacagtgaaaaaTCCCATGtgcttgccacaactaacacccaacacagccaaaaataaagtaaataaataagacccaacagagaaaacaaaaaacctaaccaaaacaaaaaactccaaacaCTTCCATTCTCTAATGACCTCCAGTAATATAGACGTCTCCCTTGCTACTAGATCCTCCACTTGTCACACACCTATGCTTTGACTCTGTATTTCAATTCAACTACCATCCACTCCACAGCTGAAATGTCAGCTGTAACTGTCTGTCTGTATTTGCTTCTCTACCTCCTCATCACTGTCCCCATCCCCTACTCTCTCCTCAAAGGACACGTCTCCCTCTTCCTTGTGATTAGCCCCAACCCCCATCTCACCTCACTCCAGCACTCCAGCCAAGCTTCCTGTGTCTACCACACACACTGAGACTTGGATAATGCCATTCCCGTAGTCAGAACATCACCTCCTACTGGGACCCTCTGAGCAGGGCACAAGGAGTAGAGACCTAGCAGGTGCCAAAACGAATGATCTCAGGAGTTAGTAGAGGAGCTGAGGGCCCCCTTGGGCCCCTGGTCTGGAGGATGATGCCCAAAGGAGGGACAACTAAATTGTGGGTCTTTTCATGGTACCACATGCTCCTTAGAGGTTGTAAATAGTAGCCTCTTACCTTGAGGAGTTTAAAACCCAACTGAGAGTAAGGAATCCTttagaggagaaggaaaatagtTGCTTTGGTATATTATTCGCTGTTAGATAGCCCCCTGCATGATTTCCTCATCTTTACAACAGCCCCATGAGTTGAGTATGCTGAGCCTCTAACTcttgatgaagaaacagagattaATTGTCAAGGTCATATGCCCAGGCTGTAGTAGAACCTGCATTGACATCCACATTTTAGTGGCTCCAAAACGCTCTCTTTCCCTTATACTATACTACCTCCAAAAGTAAAAATGCAGGATGCATGTTTATCCGGAAATTTCATTCCAACCAACCACTTTGAAAGCTGTTGTACTCACCACTCTTCTGCAGTGGAAAGCACTCAGACTCTTGCCTGCTGCCTGAGCTAGACGTACAGCACAAAGTGGTCTAGGAGGGAGGACACAGGCTTACCATTTGCATAGTGTCCAGATCTTACCCTGCAGATCCCTGCCAGTCATCTCAGCCTTGGTCTCACACTCCAgttgtaaagcacagggaaaaaCAGAGCTGGTATTTAGAGCAGTCATTGCCAATAATAAGCCCCTATGACTGCTGATAGTAAAGCTGCAAAGGCTCTCATTGGGAGCCGGAACTCTTTGGGTAGGGACAGTTCCTTCTACTCACTTGCCATGCTCTTTACCACCTtgtggaaaaatgaaagaagatcaCTTGTGActcacagggagatcagcttggtgctctgtgatgacctagatgggcggggtaggagggaggcccaagagggcggagataatatgtatacatatagctcatTCACTTCATTAtagagcagaaactgacacaacattgtaaagcaatcatactccaacagaaaaaaaaatccacggtCAAAACAAAGCTAATTAATTCTTATGGAACACACATAGACATCAGAATGGaggaacagacacacagacctcaGAGACACCGTGGGTTCAGTTCCAGCCACTGCAGTAAAGCAAATATTGAGTAAAGCAAGTCGCAGGAATTTCTTGGTTTCCCTAGGCAAATAGAAGTAATGCTTGCACTAAACTGTATCCCATTACAGGTGCAAGAGcagtctgtcttttaaaaaaaaaaaaccttaatttaAGAATACTTTagtgctaaaaaatgctaaccatcatctgagcctttagtgAGTCACAATCATTTTGATGGTGGGGGGCGGCTTCCCTCAATGGTGATGGCTGCTGGCTGATCAGGGTGGGGGGTGCTGCAGGCTGGGGTGGCTGCAGCCATTTCTTAAAATCAAACAATGaagtttcctggaaaaaaaataagatcgTTTGTGACCCAACTGACCCTCCTCTGCTAGAGACTCTTTAGACAGACGTTACTCATGTGCTAAGCGTCCTGACCTCCATACGGGACTCATGAACCCACAGACAGTCATGGACCGAGCTGACAGTAATACCAGGTTAAGCCCTGGAGTCTCTTCATGGTTCAGTTTACAATGTTCAGCAGAATAAAACACGGACAGGTTCTGATTCCTCTTTCTGTTGTGATATTTCTTTAACGAACTGATACACTTTTGCCTGAGGTGTCTGCAAGTGCCTATTATAGGGCATAGAAAGACATACATTCCCTTTCAGAGAAGTGAGTAGTAGCTGCCAGTTTTGACGACTCTGCCAGGACCAGGTATGTGTACATATGTCCTATGTCCTCAGTCTACCCAACAATCCTATGGGGTGGGAATTCTGCCCACTTAGCAGAAGAGGAAGTAAGGCTCAGAAAGGCAAagtgattttcccaaggtcacacagctagcaagcagTGGAGCCACATGTACACCAGATCCGTCACACTCTAGAGTCTCCTGTCTTATCTACTGTGCTGGACAAGCATGGGTCTTATTTCCACAACCTCAGCATGGCCTAATGAACAGCCAGAAATAAGGGCCACCTGCTGTTCCTCAGTTCTCCTAAAACCAAAGTAACACTTTTAGGTGCAGAAATCTTGACAATTAGTGCCATACCAGATGGAGTAGAATTCTGTGTCCTCAAAAGCTCATTGATCTGTGCCACAGAGAggaatcaaaattattttctcagaatttgGATCTAACCTGAGAgtaatgtgttcttttttttttgggggggggggccccGCCCCCAGGAATGTGTTCTGAAAAGAGTGCTACGTTTGGAGTTTGAGCTTGGTTCAGCATTTAAGTGTCATTTGGGGTATattactaaacctctctgtgacttgcttttctcACCGGCAAAATGGCAATaatcctgtctattgtaaatgaTGTTGTGTGTCTTCCTAATTATAATAGCTCCCTGAATACCCcctcaacacatacacacacacacgcacacttacAGAAACACACACGCAGAGCCCTCAGCAGTTTTGGTTGTACTGTCAGTTGGGGGGACAGGGATGACATTTGACTCAAACCAGGCCAAAAAAATTCTCTCCCCTGGTACTTTCCATTTGGGATTGGACAAATCTAGCGCCTTCTGGACTCATCTTGAACTTGAGGGCTCAGGGGAGGTCACAGTCCCCCTACCATATGGTTGGAGAAACAGAGGAAGACGggcagcagagaaagaaagatgaaggaggtgtgaaggggaagcagagATGACACCCTTGCCTTTTCATACTACATTCCCTCTTTTAGCAATCAGACTCCTAACCAACAAAGCACCTCACAGCCTTGTTAGGATTAAATGTGAGGAGGTCTGTAAGGAGCCTAGCCTGGAATCAAGCCAGTGCTCATGAAATGGCATGTGGGAGTTGATATGCCCTTCACTCACATCCGGGGTGGCCTTCTATTCAGATTACCGCTCTTACTGAGATTTTTTTGTCACAAGACAAGATTTTCTTTAGGCTTTATGGACCTATCAGGCTTAAATGTGTATTTACCAGGCAGCACCAAATAGCTGCACGCCAAGGTAAATCCGGGAGAGACTGGGGCCTCATTAGCAAGCCTCTGAAGGCCCCACTCAGCTCTGAGTAACCCAAAGGGCAAACTAAGCACGTGCTTAGAGAACCAGCAAAACAGAGCACCCGAAATAAAATCAGAGGAAATGAATTTCAGTTCAACATACCTTTGAGTTTtgtgcaattttaaaattttcagcatttaaaataatttgggatTACGTATGGAGTGATATTCTCTTCACTGTTCAGCAGCGTTCTCTAAGTTTCTTTCTGGCTCTTACCCTGTTACAGAAATTAGACACCAGCCAATCTCAGCTTTGGCATGGGTGGCATTGAGTTAAGGTAGTGTGCAAAACTGCGTGATGAATAACCCATAAATGTACACTTTTACCCACCTAGGGGTATTAGCAATTTGTGAGGTCAGCTGTTTGCCCAAAGGACCTCCACCTGCTGCATTTCAGGAACTGTGACCAATGGAGCATAACTGGGTAGGTCTCTTCCTGTAGCCCCAGAATTAGGAAAGAGAAGTCAACCATCTCCCCAGGGCCTTATTAAGAGGTTACAAACTGGTCCTGCCATTACCAGCCAACCCAGTCATCCTCATCTCACGTTCAGATAGGCATCGTGTGAGACACACTTTCAATGTCCAAAGTTCATACATGCCTCCCCCCCGTCCCCGCTGTcactggggagggaagagggcctATCCCACCAAAAAACCAAGGGCGTGTGTGTTTCAGAGAATCACTCCTCTCGGTTAGGAGTGTCTACAAGGAGGAGGCAAGTGAAATTCACTCCCGAGCTGGTTGCTTACTGCAGCCCcaccgcacccccaccccagggcttcctGATGAGAGACATTCGGGAAGACTTTAACATGTCTATCGGGAATTCGGGTTCTCAGAAATGAAGCTGGACAAGATGAGGTGGAACTCCATCCCAAGAATTACACGTATCATATAGGCAAAGGCCACTGCACCTGCCGGGCACCCAGCAGTAGAAAGAATCAGGGCAAGCCAGAAGGAGTCTAGAGTCACCTCCTTACCACCAGCAGGTGACCAGCCGGctgtcctcctgcctctcccgGCCCTCAACACCAGAGATGCCAGGGCCCAGAGCAAGGAGAGGTGAAGTCCAAGAGCAGCCTGCTCTTCCAGCTAGCACCCGGTTCCTACACTGCAGTCACTGTAAGGACACGCTCCTCACGCCCAGCACGTGCCTGCCCCAGAGGAGACATCTGACACTTCTGTTGGGAAAGGAATCAGTGAGCGAAAGGACCCCGATTCACCCCCTTTCTCAGCCACTCACTGCTTTCCTGGTCCAGGAGTCACGGTTGTCCGTCAGAGGAGGGTGTGCCCCTGGCTCAGAGACTTGCTTAGGTAACAACATGGCATAACCCAAGGTACACATTGTGTGCTTTGTCCGGAAATGTCAGCTTCTAGGCAGGGCTTAGGCTCCCACAACCTCTAGCCCCACCCCTGGTCTTTCATCCCAGCTCAGGGGGCAGAAGAGGATAAATTTCAGCTGTTCTAGCCCTGCTGTGTTGTAACCAAAGACCTGCGACAGCAGCATGAAGTTGGGTGGCTTCCTCCTCCTTGTGGCCCTGGTCACCCTCAGCTCAGAGGTGCAGGAGCTTCAGGCTGCCGTGAGACCCTTGAGACTTCTGGGTGAGTCCATGCACAGGGCAGCTCCGTCCTTTTTTGTATGAGGGAACCAGAAAGAAAGCCATCGGGGGCCAGTGGgtgcaggggcaggaggggaagaaAGCAGAGAGGGAAGACATTCCAGTCAAGGAGCCATGGCAGGGACTCACCTTGACTGCAGAATCTCTCTGCTTCTGCGTTTactttctccccttcttccctgggTCACCCCTCCAACTGCACTCTCCAAAAGGGGAGCCTTCTGCCCTTTCATCAGCCACCCTCCATCTctgcagcctctctctctccaccagtTTCTTTGTCTCCTCCTGCAAATAACTGGATCGCCTAGAGAAAATATTGCCTTAAATATGGGAAACATGATCATCCCAATCTCTGCTTTGCCTTTTACCACCACCATTCGCAAAGGAGTAATCTTCATTCTCTGCCCTTTCTTCCCCATAACTCATTCCTTAATCCTTTGAAGACGGACTGTAGTCTCCATTGCTGCCCCCATCCTTGCGAAATCTGTTGACTCTCTTCAGTAGAGAAAGTCTTTAtaagtattccttttttttttctttttaaggtttttcttattatttttaaattacttctggctacattgggtcttcgttgctgcgtgcacgctttctctagttgtggcaagcaggggctactcttcgttgcagtgcgtgggcttctcagtgtggtggcctctcttgttgcagatcatggactcagcagttgtggcttgtgggctctagaatgcaggttcagtagttttggctcatgggcttagtcgctccctggcatgtgggatcttcccagaccagggatcgaacctgtgtcccctgcattggcagcagacttttaaccactaagccaccaaggaagtccaagcCAAAGTCTTTTACCTCTGCAGAATCTGACATTGTTTGCCACTCCATCAATCCTCCAACTTTCTTCTCTCTTAGATTATCTTCACTGTATCTTCTTCTCCCTAAATGTCATTGGATTCAACTCTTACTCCTCTCTTCTATGTTCTCCTTCTGCTACATTAAAGTCCGTGCCAAATACCATTCATCCTTTGAAATTGTTTCTTACACATGTTCCTTCCTTTCCAAGTCTCATTGCCACACTGTATTTCCAGTCCTGATTACTCCATGCTTGGGCCACTGCAATCGCTTCCTGacagctctccctgcccctctcttccCTCTAAAATTTGCTTGCTTGTTGAATCCTGGTCTATTCTATGCTCTCATACCAGATAATCTTCCTAAGTAAAGTGCCATCACATCCTTCTCTTGACCTACCAAATGAAATCTCAACTCCTCAGGTCCTTGAGATCTGCCCTCTGTAACTTATTTGCCTACCTTTCCACCTTGACTTCCAACTGCTCCCTAATACTTACCCAGCCTTCCATTTGCTATTCTTCCTGTATTTCCTGTATTTCAGGGTGAAGAGTGAGGAGATGAGTCACATAGGGTGTGAAATTTAAGGAGGTTCTCACTCCCAGGATTATAAAAGTGCCTCCTTAAACTCTGTGCCCTGGGTGCCTCACGCATCTCTCCCTAGTCCCACCCTGTTGCATTTTCCTCTTGTGAACTTTTGCTAgtaattcttttctcttctctaccATCCCTCTCAAATCTACCTTTAACAGATTCCCATACTTCAAGACTCACCTTTTCTGATTAATTGGAAAAATAATGTCCTCTCTTTTCTGAGCTCCTTTAGTCCTTTGGATAAACCTCTTTCAGGGCGTATGTCACATACTATTTTGCTTTTAGTAATTTAAACATAAATCTCATCTCCATTGTTAGACTTTAAGCTGCTTAAAGGTAATAACTCAGTCTTACATCTTCATACTTCTGGAATAACTTACTTCTGTGCTTTGTACACGGTAAGAAATCAACAGTTATTAATGAGTGACTGAACTGCTGTGAGTGGAGACAAGAAGTGTCCCAATTCTCCTACCATAAACCAACAATGGCTAATAAAAGCATGGAGGGATGGTGTTGACTTTCTCTGAGGTCTGCAAGTACATTGTGGACATTCCACCAgcagctccccccccccaccccgcccccgtcTTACATCctcag
The DNA window shown above is from Hippopotamus amphibius kiboko isolate mHipAmp2 chromosome 17, mHipAmp2.hap2, whole genome shotgun sequence and carries:
- the LOC130840788 gene encoding protein Wfdc21-like — protein: MKLGGFLLLVALVTLSSEVQELQAAVRPLRLLDEQRPGACPSLPEGTFGLCAEFCTGDDSCPPGRKCCSNGCGHTCQIPVPDEEDFLIRLDDK